In the Klebsiella aerogenes KCTC 2190 genome, one interval contains:
- a CDS encoding glutathione S-transferase: MKLIGSYTSPFVRKISVILLEKAIPFEFVNEFPYNDVNGVAQYNPLGKVPALLTDDGACWFDSPIIAQYLELLNVAPAMLPAEPLAALKMRQLEALSDGIMEAAIALVREKARPAAQQSETELLRQREKIARGLDMLEGYAADGTLRHGELNLATITAACAIAYLNFRRVAPGWCATRPKLVKLVETLFQRSSFARTEPPGS; the protein is encoded by the coding sequence ATGAAACTGATCGGCAGCTATACCAGTCCTTTTGTACGCAAAATTTCCGTTATCTTGCTGGAAAAGGCGATCCCCTTCGAGTTTGTGAACGAATTCCCCTATAACGACGTCAACGGTGTGGCGCAGTACAACCCGCTGGGAAAAGTCCCGGCGTTGCTGACCGATGACGGCGCGTGCTGGTTTGATTCGCCCATTATTGCGCAATATCTGGAACTGCTAAACGTCGCGCCGGCGATGCTGCCCGCGGAACCTCTGGCGGCGCTGAAGATGCGCCAACTGGAAGCCTTGTCTGACGGCATCATGGAGGCGGCGATCGCACTGGTGCGGGAAAAAGCGCGTCCGGCGGCCCAGCAGTCAGAAACCGAACTGCTCCGCCAGCGGGAAAAAATCGCTCGCGGCCTTGATATGTTGGAAGGGTACGCCGCCGACGGTACCTTGCGTCACGGTGAGCTGAATCTGGCGACCATTACTGCCGCCTGCGCTATTGCTTATCTGAATTTTCGTCGCGTGGCGCCCGGCTGGTGCGCGACGCGGCCAAAACTGGTCAAACTGGTCG
- a CDS encoding HlyD family secretion protein, producing the protein MDLLIILTYVAIAWSVFKIFRIPVNKWTVPTAALGGVFIVSALILLMNYNHPYTFTAQKAVISIPITPQVTGIVSSVTDKANQRVKKGEVLFTIDPARYQARVDRLQADLVTALHSINTLKAQLQEAQANTVRVSAERDRLYKDYQRYLKGSQARVNPFSESDIDNARQNYLAQDALVKASVAEQAQIQSQLDSTLNGEQSQVVSLRAQLAEAKYNLDQTTVRAPSDGYITQVLIRPGTYAASLPLRPVMVFIPQQKRLIVAQFRQNSLLRLEAGDDAEAVFNALPGQVFHGKLVNVLPVVPGGTYQAQGSLQSLSVTPGSDGVLATIELDPDAQVDALPDGIYAQVAVYSDHFTHVSVMRKVLLRMTSWMHYLYLDH; encoded by the coding sequence ATGGACCTGTTGATCATTTTGACGTACGTGGCCATTGCGTGGTCGGTATTTAAAATATTCCGTATTCCGGTAAATAAATGGACGGTCCCGACCGCGGCCCTGGGCGGCGTATTTATTGTTAGCGCGCTTATTTTATTAATGAACTATAACCACCCTTATACTTTTACTGCGCAGAAAGCGGTTATTTCTATTCCTATTACGCCGCAGGTTACCGGCATTGTTAGCAGCGTGACCGATAAAGCCAACCAGCGGGTGAAAAAGGGCGAGGTACTATTTACTATCGACCCGGCGCGCTACCAGGCGCGTGTCGACAGGCTGCAGGCCGATCTGGTCACCGCTCTGCACAGTATCAATACCCTGAAAGCCCAACTGCAGGAAGCGCAGGCGAACACCGTGCGCGTCTCCGCCGAGCGCGACCGGCTGTATAAAGATTATCAGCGCTATTTGAAAGGCAGCCAGGCGCGGGTCAACCCATTTTCGGAAAGCGATATCGATAATGCGCGGCAAAACTATCTTGCCCAGGATGCGTTGGTGAAAGCCTCGGTTGCCGAGCAGGCGCAGATTCAGAGCCAGCTGGATAGCACGCTGAATGGCGAACAGTCGCAGGTGGTGAGCCTGCGCGCGCAGTTGGCGGAAGCGAAATATAACCTCGATCAGACCACCGTCCGGGCGCCGAGCGATGGCTACATTACCCAGGTGCTGATTCGCCCGGGAACCTACGCCGCGTCGCTGCCGCTGCGCCCGGTGATGGTCTTTATTCCGCAACAGAAACGGCTAATTGTCGCCCAGTTCCGCCAGAACTCGTTGCTCAGGCTGGAGGCCGGCGATGATGCCGAAGCGGTGTTTAACGCCCTGCCAGGTCAGGTATTCCACGGTAAACTGGTCAACGTATTGCCGGTGGTGCCGGGCGGGACTTATCAGGCGCAGGGTTCGCTGCAGTCGCTGAGCGTCACGCCGGGTAGCGATGGCGTGCTGGCGACAATTGAACTGGATCCCGATGCGCAGGTCGATGCGCTGCCCGACGGCATCTACGCCCAAGTGGCGGTCTATTCCGACCATTTCACCCACGTGTCGGTGATGAGAAAAGTGCTGCTGCGCATGACCAGCTGGATGCACTACCTCTATCTCGATCATTAA
- a CDS encoding DUF3302 domain-containing protein, giving the protein MFLNYFALGVLIFVFLVIFYGIIILHDIPYLIAKKRNHPHSDAIHVAGWVSLFTLHVIWPFLWIWATLYQPERGWGMQHKPNDAGTDGADSELAQLNQRIAELEHKIAHLQPTAPPSSTEK; this is encoded by the coding sequence ATGTTTCTCAATTATTTTGCGCTGGGCGTTCTAATCTTCGTTTTCCTGGTTATTTTTTACGGGATTATTATTTTGCACGATATTCCGTACCTGATTGCGAAGAAACGTAATCATCCGCACTCTGACGCAATTCACGTCGCGGGGTGGGTCAGCCTGTTTACGCTGCACGTAATATGGCCATTTTTATGGATCTGGGCCACCCTCTATCAGCCGGAGCGCGGCTGGGGAATGCAGCATAAGCCGAATGACGCAGGGACTGATGGCGCTGACAGCGAGCTGGCGCAGCTCAATCAGCGTATCGCTGAACTCGAACATAAAATCGCGCATCTGCAGCCGACAGCGCCGCCATCCTCAACGGAGAAATAA
- the mtlR gene encoding mannitol operon repressor MtlR — MYNLARPMPRPIPLLSDMQAIMEETQAFENRVLERLNAGKTVRSFLIAAVELLTEAVNILVLQVFRKDDYAVKYAVEPLLEGSGPLGDLSVRLKLIYGLGVISRAEYEDAELLMALREELNHDGNEYAFTDDEILGPLGELHCVAALPPTPLFDESDKELLAMQKLRYQQMVRSTMVLSLTELISRISLKKAFQKSTL, encoded by the coding sequence ATGTACAACCTGGCGCGGCCGATGCCGCGCCCAATACCACTCCTGTCAGATATGCAGGCAATAATGGAAGAAACACAGGCATTTGAAAACCGCGTACTTGAGCGTTTAAATGCTGGTAAGACCGTAAGAAGTTTCCTGATAGCCGCCGTCGAACTCCTGACGGAGGCGGTCAATATTCTGGTGCTTCAGGTATTCCGCAAAGACGATTACGCGGTGAAATACGCAGTGGAGCCATTGCTGGAGGGCAGTGGGCCGCTGGGCGATCTTTCCGTACGCCTGAAGCTTATCTACGGCCTTGGGGTGATAAGCCGCGCCGAATACGAAGATGCCGAGCTATTGATGGCCTTGCGTGAAGAGCTCAATCATGACGGCAATGAGTACGCTTTCACCGACGATGAAATTCTCGGGCCGTTAGGCGAGCTGCACTGCGTCGCCGCGCTTCCGCCAACGCCGCTGTTTGATGAGAGCGATAAGGAACTGCTGGCAATGCAGAAACTGCGCTACCAGCAGATGGTACGTTCTACAATGGTGTTGTCTCTGACTGAGCTGATTTCCCGAATCAGCTTAAAAAAAGCCTTCCAGAAATCAACGCTCTGA
- a CDS encoding YibL family ribosome-associated protein, with amino-acid sequence MKEVEKNEIKRLSDRLDAIRHQQADLSLVEAADKYAELEKEKATLETEIERLRSVQSQKLSKEAQKLMSMPHRRAITKKEQADMGKLKKSVRGLVVVHPMTALGREMGLKEMTGFAKSEF; translated from the coding sequence ATGAAAGAAGTCGAAAAGAATGAAATCAAGCGTTTGAGCGACCGTCTCGACGCCATCCGCCACCAGCAGGCCGACCTGTCGCTGGTCGAAGCCGCCGATAAATACGCGGAGCTGGAAAAAGAAAAGGCGACCCTGGAAACGGAAATCGAACGCCTGCGTTCCGTTCAGTCGCAGAAGCTGAGCAAAGAAGCGCAGAAACTGATGAGCATGCCGCACCGTCGCGCCATCACCAAAAAAGAGCAGGCCGATATGGGCAAGCTGAAGAAAAGCGTGCGCGGACTGGTTGTCGTCCATCCGATGACCGCGCTGGGCCGTGAAATGGGCCTTAAAGAGATGACCGGCTTCGCGAAGAGCGAGTTTTAA
- the mtlA gene encoding PTS mannitol transporter subunit IICBA, giving the protein MSSDIKIKVQSFGRFLSNMVMPNIGAFIAWGIITALFIPTGWLPNETLAKLVGPMITYLLPLLIGYTGGKLVGGERGGVVGAITTMGVIVGADMPMFLGSMIAGPLGGYCIKKFDAWVDGKIKSGFEMLVNNFSAGIIGMILAILAFLGIGPAVEVLSKLLAAGVNFMVAHDMLPLASIFVEPAKILFLNNAINHGIFSPLGIQQSHELGKSIFFLIEANPGPGMGVLLAYMFFGRGSAKQSAGGAAIIHFLGGIHEIYFPYVLMNPRLILAVILGGMTGVFTLTILNGGLVSPASPGSILAVLAMTPKGAYFANIAAIIAAMAVSFIVSAILLKTSKVKEEDDIEAATRRMHDMKAESKGAATPLAAGDVANDLSHVRKIIVACDAGMGSSAMGAGVLRKKVQDAGLSNISVTNSAINNLPPDVDLVITHRDLTERAMRQVPQAQHISLTNFLDSGLYTSLTERLVAAQRHIDNEVKVTDSLKDSFDNTDKNLFQLGADNIFLGRKAATKEEAIRFAGEQLVKGGYVEPEYVQAMLDREKLTSTYLGESIAVPHGTIEAKDRVLKTGVVFCQYPEGVRFGEEEDEVARLVIGIAARNNEHIHVITSLTNALDDETVIERLAKTTSVEEVLSLLNK; this is encoded by the coding sequence ATGTCATCCGATATCAAGATCAAGGTGCAAAGCTTTGGTCGTTTCCTCAGCAATATGGTGATGCCGAATATCGGCGCGTTTATCGCGTGGGGGATTATCACCGCGTTATTTATCCCAACAGGGTGGTTGCCGAACGAGACGCTGGCGAAGCTGGTCGGCCCGATGATCACCTACCTGCTGCCGCTACTGATCGGTTATACCGGCGGTAAGTTGGTTGGCGGTGAACGCGGCGGCGTCGTCGGCGCTATCACCACCATGGGCGTTATCGTCGGCGCGGATATGCCGATGTTCCTCGGCTCAATGATCGCCGGCCCGCTCGGTGGCTACTGCATTAAGAAATTTGACGCCTGGGTAGACGGTAAGATCAAATCCGGTTTCGAAATGCTGGTGAATAACTTCTCCGCCGGCATCATCGGGATGATCCTTGCCATTCTGGCGTTCCTCGGCATCGGCCCGGCGGTTGAAGTGCTGTCAAAACTGCTGGCGGCTGGCGTTAACTTCATGGTGGCGCACGACATGCTGCCGCTGGCGTCTATCTTTGTTGAACCGGCGAAAATCCTGTTCCTCAATAACGCGATTAACCACGGTATCTTCTCGCCGCTGGGTATTCAGCAGTCCCATGAGCTTGGCAAATCCATCTTCTTCCTGATTGAAGCTAACCCGGGTCCGGGGATGGGCGTTCTGCTGGCGTACATGTTCTTTGGCCGCGGCAGCGCGAAGCAGTCTGCGGGCGGTGCGGCAATCATCCACTTCCTGGGCGGTATCCACGAAATTTACTTCCCGTACGTGCTGATGAACCCGCGTCTGATTCTGGCCGTTATCCTCGGCGGTATGACCGGTGTCTTCACCCTGACTATCCTCAACGGCGGCCTGGTTTCCCCGGCTTCCCCGGGTTCCATTCTGGCGGTACTGGCGATGACGCCAAAAGGCGCCTACTTCGCTAACATCGCGGCCATTATTGCGGCGATGGCGGTCTCCTTTATTGTCTCCGCCATCCTGCTGAAAACCAGCAAAGTGAAAGAAGAAGACGATATCGAAGCCGCAACCCGTCGCATGCACGACATGAAAGCCGAGTCCAAAGGCGCGGCGACGCCGTTGGCGGCGGGCGACGTGGCTAACGACCTTAGCCACGTGCGTAAAATCATCGTTGCCTGCGACGCCGGTATGGGTTCCAGCGCCATGGGCGCCGGGGTACTGCGTAAGAAAGTCCAGGATGCCGGACTGAGCAATATCTCTGTCACTAACAGCGCGATTAACAACCTGCCGCCGGATGTCGACCTGGTGATCACCCACCGCGACCTGACCGAGCGCGCCATGCGCCAGGTACCGCAGGCACAGCATATTTCGCTGACCAACTTCCTCGACAGCGGTCTGTATACCAGCCTGACCGAGCGTCTGGTAGCGGCGCAGCGCCACATCGACAACGAAGTGAAAGTCACCGATAGCCTGAAAGATAGCTTTGATAATACTGACAAAAACCTGTTCCAGCTGGGTGCGGATAACATCTTCCTCGGGCGCAAAGCGGCGACCAAAGAAGAGGCCATTCGCTTCGCCGGTGAACAATTGGTGAAAGGCGGATACGTTGAGCCGGAATACGTGCAGGCGATGCTCGACCGCGAGAAGCTGACCTCAACCTATCTTGGCGAATCTATCGCGGTACCGCACGGTACCATTGAAGCGAAAGACCGGGTACTGAAAACCGGCGTCGTCTTCTGCCAGTATCCGGAAGGCGTGCGCTTCGGCGAAGAAGAAGATGAAGTCGCGCGTCTGGTCATCGGTATCGCCGCCCGCAACAACGAACACATTCACGTTATCACCAGCCTGACCAACGCACTGGATGATGAAACCGTGATTGAGCGGCTGGCGAAAACCACCAGCGTCGAAGAAGTCCTATCGTTGCTGAATAAATAA
- the mtlD gene encoding mannitol-1-phosphate 5-dehydrogenase produces the protein MKALHFGAGNIGRGFIGKLLADAGISLTFADVNQVVLDALNARHSYQVHVVGENEQVDTVSGVNAVSSIGDEVVDLIADVDLVTTAVGPVVLERIAPAIAKGLVKRKAQGIERPLNIIACENMVRGTSQLKGHVFNALAEEDKAWVEAHIGFVDSAVDRIVPPSASATHDPLEVTVETFSEWIVDKTQFKGELPNIPGMELTDNLMAFVERKLFTLNTGHAITAYLGKLAGHQTIRDAILDEHIRAVVKGAMEESGAVLIKRYSFDAQKHAAYIQKILGRFENPYLKDDVERVGRQPLRKLSAGDRLIKPLLGTLEYGLPHRNLVKGIAAAMHFRSEDDPQAQELAALIAEKGPQAALAQISGLDAASAVVAEAVNDYNAVK, from the coding sequence ATGAAAGCATTACATTTTGGCGCAGGTAATATCGGACGTGGCTTCATTGGCAAACTGCTGGCTGACGCCGGTATCTCCCTTACGTTCGCCGATGTTAATCAGGTGGTCCTTGATGCCCTGAATGCCCGTCATAGCTATCAGGTCCACGTGGTGGGTGAAAACGAACAGGTTGATACCGTCTCCGGCGTGAATGCCGTCAGCAGCATTGGCGATGAGGTGGTGGATCTGATCGCCGATGTCGACCTGGTGACCACCGCGGTCGGCCCCGTCGTTCTGGAGCGTATCGCCCCTGCCATCGCCAAAGGCCTGGTGAAACGTAAAGCGCAGGGTATTGAACGCCCGCTGAATATCATCGCCTGCGAAAACATGGTACGCGGCACCAGCCAGCTGAAAGGCCATGTGTTTAACGCGCTGGCGGAAGAGGACAAAGCGTGGGTTGAAGCGCATATCGGCTTCGTCGACTCCGCCGTAGACCGCATCGTGCCGCCGTCGGCTTCCGCCACCCACGATCCGCTGGAAGTCACCGTTGAAACCTTCAGCGAATGGATTGTGGATAAAACCCAGTTTAAGGGCGAGCTGCCGAACATCCCAGGAATGGAATTAACCGATAACCTGATGGCATTTGTCGAGCGTAAGCTATTCACCTTAAACACCGGGCATGCTATAACCGCCTACCTCGGGAAACTGGCGGGCCATCAAACGATTCGCGACGCGATTCTCGATGAGCACATTCGCGCCGTCGTGAAAGGCGCAATGGAAGAGAGCGGCGCGGTGCTGATTAAACGCTACAGCTTTGATGCGCAGAAACACGCGGCTTATATCCAGAAGATCCTCGGTCGCTTTGAGAACCCGTATCTGAAAGATGATGTGGAGCGCGTCGGCCGCCAGCCGCTGCGTAAATTGAGCGCGGGCGATCGTTTGATCAAGCCGCTGCTTGGCACGCTGGAATACGGCCTGCCGCACCGGAACCTGGTAAAAGGGATTGCCGCGGCCATGCATTTCCGCAGCGAAGACGATCCGCAGGCTCAGGAACTGGCGGCGCTGATTGCCGAAAAAGGGCCACAGGCCGCGCTGGCGCAGATTTCCGGTCTGGATGCGGCAAGCGCTGTAGTGGCGGAAGCCGTTAACGACTACAACGCGGTAAAATGA